GCGGCAATCAAATTCCTGCCGGCCGATCTGGCGGGCGATTCGCAGCGGCGGCAGAGGTTCCTGGCCGAGGCCAAAGCCGCTTCCGCGCTCAATCATCCGCACGTCTGCGTCGTGTACGACGTCGGCGAGACGGACGACGGGCTGCCGTTCATCGCCATGGAGTTCGTGGAAGGCCAGTCACTCGACGCGCTGATCAAGCAAGGACCGCTGGAGATCGCCAGGGTCGTCCAGATCGCAATTCAAGTCGCCGACGCGCTCGATGCCGCTCACTCCCGCGGGATCGTGCATCGCGACATCAAGCCCGCCAATATCAGTCTGAATGAGCGCGGACAGGTGAAAGTGCTGGACTTCGGCCTGGCCAAGCGGATGCCGCAGGAGTCCGCGGACGCTCTGGGAATGACGGTAGACGTGCAGCAGCACACCCAGCATGGCCAGGTGCTGGGGACCCCCGGCTACATGAGCCCCGAGCAAGCCGTCGGCCGCGCCGTCGATCACCGCAGCGATTTGTTCAGCCTCGGTTCGGTCGTCTACCACCTGCTCACGGGACGAAGCCCGTTTCCCGGAAAGAATCTGGGTGAGGTCTTGGACCATGTGGTTCACCGGCAACCTGACGCCATCGCCCGTTTCAATTACGACGTGCCCTCCGAGCTGGAGCGCATCACAATCAAGCTCTTGGCGAAGGATGCTGCCCGACGATACCAGTCGGCCCGCGAGTTGCTCGTTGATCTCGAGAACCTGCGGCAGTCGCTGGAAGGTGCCCTGGCTGGAAGTCCAGCCGGTGAACGACCGATTGGAGAACGGGCGGCTGGAGAACGGGCGGCCGTCACCGACCGCCCGCTGGGCCACTCGCAGATGATCGGCAATCAGGCCGGCCCAGTTCCCACGGCGGACGAGGTCAAAGCGAGCGACATCTTCATCAGTTGTGCCCAGCTCGACGACCAGCCGCTGGCCCAGGGACGCGAGGGGTGGGTTTCGCAATTCCAGAGGAACCTCAAGGTTCGAATGGAGCAGCTTTCGGGCGATCGCGTGCGGGTCGCCAGCTTGCCGATGCCCCCCGGCCAGGCCACGGTGGACGATGCGTATTTCGAGCATCTCCCCGAAGCCAAGACGATGGTCTCGGTGGTCTCGCCTCCCTTCACGAAATCGGAAGGTTGTCAGCGCGGGGTCGAAGAGTTCTGGCAGGGGGCGGAACGTTCGGGCAACTTCTGGGTCAAGAGCAAGCCGCGGCTGTTCAAGGTGGTCAAAACGCCGGTCAACGAGCGCGACCTGCCTCCGGGGCTCGACCAGTTGTTCGCCCAGCTCATGGGCTTCGAGTTCTACGAACGCGACCCCGAAACCGGCCGCCTGCGCGAATTTGACGAAGCCTTTGGTGAGGAAGCCCGCGCGCGGTACTACGAAAGGATCTACGACCTGGCCTACGAAATCGCGCAAGTCTTGAAGTACCAACAGAGCGCGGCCCTGGGCGAAGGGCCTCAGGGCGGCGGCAAGAAAATCTACCTGGCCGAGACGACCAGCGACCTGTCGGCCACGCGCGACAAGCTGCAGCGCGAACTGCTGGAGCAGGGACACGCGGTTTTCCCCGATCGACCGCTGCCGCTGAATGCCGGCCAGTTGCAGACCGCGATCCGAGCGTATCTCGAGCAGTGCGACCTGGCGATCCACATGGTCGGGCAGCGTTACGGCCTGGTGCCCGAAGACACCGACCGCTCGGTGGTCGCCCTGCAAAACCAGTTGGCCGCCGAACAAAGCGCGCTCGTGGGAATGGAGCGGCTGATCTGGATGCCTCGAAACCTGCGGCCGGTGGACCAGCGCCAGGCGGCCTTCGTCCGGCAGTTGATCGAAGATCCGGCCGCCCACCGTGGCGCCGACGTCATTGAAGATACGCTGGAGAACCTGAAAGAAATCCTCGAAGAGCGCTGGCGCCGCGAAGCCCAGGCGCGTGCCACGCCGCCCCCGCTCAGCCCCGGCAGGGCCGTCCGGCGGGTGTACCTGGTCTGCGACCGCGAAGACGAATCGGCGGTCGAGCCGCTGGAAGACTTCTTCTATGCGCAGCGTGTCGAAGTCAGCCTTCCCGATTTCAGCTCCGACGAGTCGGCGGTCGGGGAGAATCACCGCCAGAACCTGGAAGACTGCGACGCGGCACTGGTTTACTACGGCGCCGGCAGCAAGTCGTGGGTCGATATCAAGCTGCGGGACTTGCTGAAGGCTTTGGGTTACCGTAACGGCCGGCCCATCGAACAACAGGCCGTCTACATCGCCCCACCGTTCGACCGGCGAAAGGAACGATTCAAGACGTTGTCGGCTGAAGTCATCACTCAAGCCGGCGAGACCTTCGATCCAGGTCGGTTGACCTCGTTTGTCAGCCGGTTGAAACAGACGAGGCTGGCGACGGCGTGAGCCCCGATCGCGTAACGCGCACACTTACATGACTCCCCAAACCTCACCGCGTATCAAGCCCTTCCCCGGCCTGCGTCCGTTTCTGGCAGAGGAAGACTACCTGTTCTTTGGTCGCGAAGAACAGACGGCGGAATTGCTGTCGCTACTGCGGCAACATCGGTTTCTGGCCGTGGTCGGCACGTCGGGCAGCGGCAAGTCGTCGCTGGTCAGGGCCGGGCTGCTCCCCGCGCTGCACGGCGGAACGCTGGCGCAGGCCGGCTCGGCCTGGGAAGTGATCCTGGTTCGTCCCGGCGGCAACCCGATCGACAATCTGGCCCGTGCCCTGCTCGCCGCCGATTTGTACGACGCCGAGGATGTCGAGTCGTTGCCGCGTCTGGTCGCCACGCTCACGCGGAGCCGCACGGGACTGGTCGAAGCGGTGAAGCAGTCGGACCTGTCGGAAAAGACGAATTTCCTGGTCGTCGTCGATCAGTTCGAAGAGTTGTTCCGTTTCCGGCAATCGGCAATCGGCGGCCAGGAAGAGTCGGCGGCCTTCGTGCGCCTGCTGCTGGCGGCCTGCCAGCAGGCGGAGCGGCCGGTCTATGTCGCCATCACCATGCGTTCCGATTATCTGGGCGACTGCGCCCAGATTCCCGGTCTGGCCGAGGCCGTCAATGACGGCGAATACCTGATTCCCCGCCTGAGCCGTGAGCAGCGACGCGCGGCGATCGAGAAACCAGTGAGCGTCGGCGGCGGCGGCATTGCGCCGCGGCTGACGCACCAGTTGTTGAACGACGTGGGCGACGATCCCGACCAGTTGCCGGTCTTGCAACACGCCCTGATGCGGATTTGGGACTGTTGGCTGGCCGACCATACCGATGGCGAACCGCTTGATCTGGCGCACTACCAGCGGATCGGCGGCCTGCAGGAAGCCCTCTCGCTGCACGCCGACGAGGCGTATGCCGAATTGCCCGGCGATCACCACCGTCTGCTGGCGCGCAAGCTTTTCCAGGCCCTGACCGAGCGCGGCGCCGACAATCGGGGCATTCGCCGCCCGACGCGGTTCGACCAGTTGTGCGCGATTCTCGACGCGCCGCCGGCGGAAGCCGCGGTGGTGATCGAGGCGTTTCGCCAGGCCGGGCGGACGTTTCTGATGCCCATGCCCGAGGTGCCTCTCACGCCGCAGACGGTGATCGACCTCTCCCACGAGAGCCTGATGCGCGTCTGGCAACGGCTCCGCGGCTGGGTGGAAGAGGAATCGCAGTCGGCGCGGATTTACCGCCGGCTGGCCGACACGGCACTGTTGCGCCAGGAGGGGAAGGCCGGCTTCTACCGCGACCCCGACTTGCAGATCGCACTTTCATGGCGCGAGCGAGCGCGGCCCAATGCCGCCTGGGCCGATCGCTACCACGCGGGATTCGATGCGGCGCGGGCCTTCCTGGATCAGAGCCAACAGGAATCACGCGCGGCGGACGAAGCCCGCGAGGCAGCCCGGCAGCGGGAGCTGGAACAAGCGCGGCAGTTGGCCGAGGCGCAACAACTGCGGCTTCAACAGCAGCAGCGCGCGGCCCGCAAGCTCCGCAAGATGGTCGCCGGCCTGGCCGTGGTGGCGGTGATCGCCGCCGTCGCCTGCCTCGCCGCCTTGGTGGCCCGCCACGAGGCCGGCAAGATGGCCGAAATCGCGCGACAGAATGAGAAGAAGGCCGACGAAAATGCCACTGCGGCCCAGCAAAGCGCGCGTCAGGCGCAAGCCGCCGAGGAAGAAGGACGCAAGCTGCTTTACACGACCGATATGCAGCTCGCCCCGTTTGTCTGGAGGGACGATCGTTCCACGGCCGCACAACTCCGCACGTTGCTGGCCAAACACGTACCTGAAAGGATGAAGGATGAAGGCGGAAGGATGAAGGATGAAAGGGCAAGCGGCGATCAATCAGTGATCGGCGCGGGTCTCCCGACCCAGCCGGCCACCGCCAAGCCGGATCTGCGCGGCTTTGAGTGGTACCACTACCAGCATTTGGTCGACGACAGCGCCGCTGTCTTCTCGGGGCATGAGACCGCGCTGGTCGGCGGCGCTTTCACATCGGATGGTCAACTGGTGACGTTGGATCAAGACGGTCAGGTGAGACGTTGGGACGTGGATTCACAGGACGAAGACCAGGCGAGCCGCCGCGACCTGCCCGGCGGACGCAGCGCTCAGAACCGCGTCTTGTCGCCCAACGGACGACTGGCCGCGCTGGCCGAAGGGAACAAGGTGTACGTATTTGACACGTCCACGGGCAAGGAGACCTGTGAGATCGATTCCGCCGCAGATCATTTCCGCAGTCTCATCTTCTCACCGGACAGCGACAGCTTGGTCATCGTTGACGACCAGATTCGATGGGTGAGCGCCACGAGCGGCGAGGTGATCGCTTCCGTCGATCAGAAATTCGACCGTGAGGCTCATAGCCCGGTTGAAAGAAGCCTGGCTTTGTCCGCCGATGGTCTGACGTTGGCCGTCGTCGGCCATGGTCTGGGCGGCCTCTTGTTTTCCAGCTTCCACCTGGATGCGACCGCGCAGAAAGTGACCCCGCTGGCCAAGGATGTTGGTCTGGGCCGAGGAACGTTGCAGGCCTGCGCGTTGAGTCCGGATGGCCAACGGATCGCGCTGGGGCACTTCTTCACCGGCAGGATCTACGTTTGTGACATAACCACAGGCCGCACGATCGCACAGCATCTGACCGCTCACGCGGCACCCACGAGGGCGATGGCCTTTTCTGGCGACGGCACGAAACTGGCCACGGCCGATGCCGAAGGGACGATCAAGATTTGGGCGGACGCTGAGCAGCTCACGTCGAAGAGCACGGCGATCTTGACGCTCAAGGGCCATCAAGGGGCGATTACAACCCTGGGTTTTTCGAGCGATGGCAAGCAGCTTCTCACGGCCAGCGCCGACAAAACGGCCAGGGTCTGGGACCTGGAAAATGTCGGCGCGGCAATCCGTCCCTTGGAACGCAACAACGGTTCTCCGGTAGCACGCTTTTCCCCCGATGGACAACTGATCGCTTGCTCCGGCAGCGGCGGCGTACGTCTTTGGGACGCTGCCACAGGACGACTTGTGCGGGAACTTCCGGCCGCTGAGAAGGGGTTTATCAATAGCGTGGCCTTCTCGCCTACCGACCACCGTCTGCTGGCGGTGGGATACGGCGGACAAGAAGACGTGTCGTATGTCGCGCTGTGGGACATCGATGCCGGAGCCGAGCTCGCGCGCTTGCCGGGCGCGACCGATCTCGCCGGTTTCGCGGCGGACGCAGGCTGGCGCGTGGTCGGTGCGCTGGCGTTTTCGCCCGATGGGAAATGTCTCGTCGCCGGCTTCGGCTCAAAGTGGTGGTTTGATCCAGCAAGTTCTCCCGGTCCGCTGAAGGTCTGGGAGGTCGCCAATCGCCGATTGATCCGCCGCCTGGATGGACACACGGGCTTATGTCTATCTCTCGACTTCTCGAGGGACGGAAAGCGACTGGCCAGCGGCAGCCGCGACGGCACGGCGATCGTGTGGTCGACCGAGACCTGGGAAGCGATCGAGACGGTCGAGAATCCCGATCATGACTCCCTCTACGGCGGACGGGGCATGGTCGAGCATGTGGCCTTTGCGCCCGACGGCAAGACCCTGGCCCTGGCCAGTCGTGAGGGGGACGTGCAGTTGTGGGACGTCGCCGGCAGAAAACTTCTGGAACCGCTCCAGGGGCATTCCAGTGCGGTGCTGGCCGTGGCGTTTTCGCCGGACGGTCGCACCTTGGCGTCGTGCGGCACGGGCCTCACGGTCCACCTCTGGAATGTCCCCACGCGGAGCCATTTGATGCAATTGGATCCCGGCAGCATCGACCTGGGTGAATTGTGGTCACTCGCATTTTCTCCCGACGGCAAGCAGTTGTTGGCCGGAGGATTGCACGGCTCCGCCTTCTGGTCCGCCGCGCCGAGCGTCTGGAACGATCCCGTTCGGGCCGCCGAAAAACTGCGCCGGCTGCTCGAATCGAACGCCAATTTCCAGAGTCGTGTTCGAATGCTGCCGGCGAACCGTCGGCTGCTTGAGTCGCTGGAAAAGCTGGAAGAGGTTTTTCCCGAAGACATACGGGTGCGATCCACGCTGGCCGCGACACAGGTCCGATATTTTGCCGAACAACGAAATGCGGCACTGGCGGATACCGCACGCGCCAAGGCCCGCACCTTGCTGGAACAACAATTGGCCGCCGAACCGGACAACCGAGCGATTGCAGCCCAGCTCGCCGAGCTGCTGCTGGAGGCGGAGAACAACGTCTGGACGGTCCTGAAACCGATCGAAGCAAAATCGGAATTGGGAGCGACGTTGTCCATCCTGGCTGACAACTCGATCCTTGCCAGCGGTGCGAGCGCCAGCCTCGATCGCTATCACGTCGTTCTGACCCCTCCCGCTGCCGTCAACGTTGCCGCCGTGCGCTTGGAAGCGCTCACACACCCCTCACTGCCCCGAAACGGACCCGGCCGCACGCCAGGGGGCGGCTTCTCTCAGACCAACTGGAACGTGATCGCCGCTTCACCGGATCGGAAAGAGCCGGTCAGCCTGGAGTTTGATCGTGTCCTGGCAGACCGCGAAATTGCGGGCTTCCCGGCCAATGTGTTCGGACACTGGAATATCGCCTTCAGCGGCGAGGGACGTGACTGTACCGCATTCTGGTCGCTGTCCAAGCCCGTCTCGCTCCAGCGCAATGCGACTTTAATCTTTGACATGCAATTCTCAGCGCATGATTTCCCCGAAAACCTCGGCCGTTTCCGGCTGTCGGTGTCGGATGATCCGACGGCCTTCGATCGCGAGCAGAAACGCCTGGCGGCGATGAAGCTCACCGATCCCTGGGCGAAACTCGCCGCCGCCTATCACTTCATCGGCGACCAGCCGGCGCTGGAAAGGCTGGCCGAGCAACACCCGGCTGCCGCGGTGGGCGTCGCCGACCTCTACGCGGCCGACCAGGATTGGCAGCGGGCAATCGCCGAATACAGCAAGCTGATCACCGATCAGACGGCGGATGCCAACGTGCTGGCGAAACGCGCTATGGCCTACGAAGCGACCCAGCGGTGGGACCTGGCGCGGGCCGACTGGCTGCGAGCAATCGAACAGCAGCCGGACCCGACCTCGCGGCTCAGTGAGAGCCCCGCTCCCGACCCCGACTGGCTGCGAGCAATCGAACAGCAGCAGGTCATCGCTCAAGCAGCCTTCGACAGTTACCGGCTGGCCGCGCGCTGGAGTGAAGCGGCCGAATTTGGCCTGATGCTGGCCGAACAGAAACCGCAAAACTCCTTGCTGTGGATGCAGACCGCGGCGGTTGTCGTTCTGGCCGGAGACGACGCCGACTATCCGGCGTATTGCCGCCGCATCATCGAGCAGTTTGCTGAATCAAAAGACTTTGATGTCCCCGAGAAAGTGGTCAAGGCCTGCCTGTTACGTCCCGAGGCAGTCGAACTGGCGATGCTTCCTGTGGACAAGTTCGCCGCGTCGCTGGACGAAGGCACCGCGCCTGACTGGTTTCCGGTGATGGCCTGGAGCACTCGCGCCCTGCTGGCCTACCGCGGCGGCGACGCCGAGGCGGCGGTGAAGTACGTGGCCAGGTCGGAAGAGCTCCAGCCCGGCGATATGACACACGCCCTGAACCTGGCCGTCCTGGCGATGGCCCAGCATCAACTCCGGCAGTCCGCCGAAGCTCACCGCGCGCTCGCGGAAGCTGTCGAGCTCACGGACCGCCTGCAAAGCGACGCCAGCAGCAAAGGCGACTTCGACCTCTTGATCGCCCAAATCCTGCTCCGCGAGGCCCAGGCCCTGATGAGCGGCAAGCCCAAATCGAAACGCGATGCGGAAAAGACGGACACGACGGGCGACAAGACGCCATGAGTGCGGGTGTTGATGTACGAACCCCCGCGACGAACTCCAGAAAAATGGGCGTCAGAATTGCGAATGCCACCGGGCCCTAAATTGCCGACATTCCCTTTCCCTGCTAGCATGAAAAGCAGCCGCAGCCAGCCGGGCCAATCTTAAGCTGCGCGCCGTTTGCGTGGCCTTCGCGGCACGCCGAGGGAATCCATGAGCGTCGAAGAACAACGCCTCGGGCCGTTTCTGTTGAAAGAACGGCTCGGTGCGGGAGGAATGGGGGTCGTCTATCGTGCCACGCACGTCGAAAGCCGGCGTCCGTTCGCCGTCAAAGTGCTGTCGGCCAAAGCGGCGGGCAACAAGCGGATTGTGGCCCGCTTTGCCCGTGAATTGGAGATCCTCAAGGCACTCAAGCACCCCAACATCGTCCGCTGCTTCGGCGGCGGCCGCCAGGGAAGCGACATCTACCTGGTCATGGAGCTGGTGGGCGGAGGCTCCATCGCCGGCCTCATCCGCCGCCGCGGGCGAATTCCCTGGGATGCCGCCATCGACTATGCCTTGCAGGTCTGCGACGGGCTGGCGTATGCCCATGAATGGGGCATCGTCCACCGCGACCTGAAGAGCGCCAACTTGCTGTTGACCAAAGACGGGCAAGTGAAGATCGCCGACTTCGGCATCGCCCGCGTGCAATACGGCAAAAAGCTCACCGCCGCCAAGCACACCGTGGGCACGATGGCCTACATCGCCCCGGAACAGATCAAGGGCGACCCGCCCATCTCCCACCGCACCGATCTCTATACGCTGGGCTGCGTGATGTTCGAGATGCTCACCGGGCGGCTGCCGTTCTTGGCCGACTCGATGGCCCAGTTGATCTATCAGCACATGGAAGACGCGCCGCCGCACGTGGCGACGATCGCGCTCGACTGCCCGATCTGGCTCGACGCCCTGGTCAATCAGCTCCTGGAAAAAGACCCGCTCAAGCGGCCGCACGACGCCACCGCCGTGGCGCGGGCGCTGCGCGAGGCCAAGGAAAAGTCGGTCAGCGGAGCGGGCGTGGCGCAGGCCGCGACCGGCGGTCCCAGTGCGTTGCGCGTGGGCCAGGAAAAGGGTGAGGCGAAGGAAGCCCGCGAGCTGCTCGGCAAGAAGAAAAAACGCAAGAAAAAGAAGGTGCCGGTCTACGAGCGGGTCTGGTTCCTGGCGGCCTGCCTGCTGTTGGTGGTGGCGGTCGCCGCCTGGTCGCTCTGGCCGCTCAACGAACGGCAGTTGTTCGAGCGGGCCACGGCCCTGATGGAAAGCGGCGACGAGCTGAAATGGAAAGAGGCGCGCGACAAGTATCTCGATGCACTTTTGGCCCGCTACCCGAAGGGAGCGTATGAATCGCGGGCCAAGGAATACATCGACCGCATCGAGATGGCGCAGGCCGAGAAGCGGTTGAGGATGCACGAAAAGCGGCATTTCCAGCCCGACGGCGAGGGTGAGCGGCTCTATGCCGCGGCGTTGGATTACGAGCAATTCGGAGACCGGCTGACGGCCTTGGACAAGTACCAGAGCATTGTCAAGCTGGTTCCGGCCGAAGGTCGGGACCGGCCCTTCGTGAAGCTGGCCGAAAAGCGGGCACGCGAGTTGATGAATCAATCGGAGCCGGCCGACACGCGGTTGACCCTCATCCAGGCGCGGCTCGACGACGCCGACAAGCTGGAACAAGAGGGCAAACGCATGGAGGCCCGCAAGATCTGGAGCAGCATCGTGACGCTCTATGGCGACAACCGCGAGCTCGAACCGCTGGTGGAGCGAGCGCAACAGGGCCTGAGCGGCGAAAAGCCCGCGGCGAAAGCCCGCGGCGATGCGCCGCAGGCATCGCCGTCGCCCGAGGCCGGCCGAGGAACGTGATCCGCCGCGCGGCGCGCGAGTGGAGGGGTGGGCGCCGTTCCCACCCACCCACACGTGGGGACATGAACTCTTCGCCGCGGAAAAGTTCCCCCGAGCCCTAAGCGTTCGTGTGCTGGTTGTAGTATTCATCGCCGTCAAGGAAACCCGTGATGATTTCTTCGTTGGTCCAGCCATGGTTGAACTGCGCGGCAAAGTAGGCCAGGCCGTTCGGATCGGCGGGACGGCCGAGATAGTGCTGATAATCTTCGGCGATTAGCTGTTCGGCGCGTTCCAGGCTGTCGGTGAAGCCAAAGGCGACGCTGGCCCGGCTGGCGCCTTGGGCCAGGGCGTTGGTCCACCAGCTTTGCCCGTCCGCATCCGCCGGCCAGCCGAGCAAATCTTGACACAACCGGCCTGGGCGGCACAAACATTCCACGGAGCTGGGCCGTGAACCGAGCGACAACGAAGCCAATCGGCTAATGGAAGGTAGCCCGCCTGTTTCGGGGCCTGCATGAGGTGCGTCGCCTCACCAGGTTGAAAAAACACGGTCGACGGCGGCCAGTTCCTGTGTGGTTGCCGTCGGGATAACCATCGCTGTCTCGTTCGCGGTCGACACTTCTGGACAAGCCGCGGATGTCGAGCCAGCGACGGTCGGCTGAAGGTGGCAAACACGAATTCGCGCCGCGACTCTGTTACAATGCGGGAAACCCCGATTTGCCAGGGATGCTTGCCATGTCGATTTCCATGCGCCCGCCGCCGGGCACGACCGCCGATCCGCTTTATCCCGATTCCGACGGCAAACCGATGGGCGAGACCGAATATCACATCCTGGCCATCACCCACCTGTACGAGGTCTTGCGCCCCTGGTTCCGCGGGCGGGAAGGCTATCACGTGGCCGCCGACATGTTGCTCTATTACGAGCAGGGTAACCCATCGGCGGTCCGCGGGCCGGACGTGATGGTGAGCAAAGGGGTGCGGGGCAAGCATCTTCGCCGCTCCTTTCGCACCTGGGAGGAAGGCGTCGCGCCGGCCGCGATCATCGAAGTCACGTCGCGTTCCACCAAAGACGAAGATCAATTCGAAAAGCCGGCGGTTTATGCGCGCATCGGCGTCAAGGAGTATTTTCTCTTCGACCCGATCGGCGAATACCTACGGCCGCGATTACAGGGCTTTCGGCTCGTGGACGGCGTGTACGTCCCGATGGCGATGGAGCAAGCCGATCGCCTGTCGAGTGGCGAGCTTGGGCTGGACCTGGTGGCCGACGCTCACCTGCTGCGCGTCGTCGACCCGGCGAGCGGCAAGCGTTTGCCGACCGGCGAGGAGTATCAGGAACAACTCAAACTGGCACGGCGCGAGGCGAGGGAAGCCAAGCGCGCCGCGGCGGAAGCGAGACGCCAGACGGCGGAAGCGGAGCGCCGCGCGGCCGACGTCGAACGCAAAGAAGCCACGGCCCTACGCAAGCAGGCGGCAGCGCAAAAAGCGGCGGCGGAAGCCCAAAACGAAGTCCAGATCGAACGGCGACGGTCCGCCGAGCTGGAAGCGGAGATCGCCAGGCTCCGCTCCCTGCTGCCTCCCTGCGACGCCCAGTAACGGAATCCCGCCATGCCGCACGACGCTGACGCGCAAGAACTCGTAACTCGTGCCCGATCGGGCGACCAACAGGCCGCGGCCGAGCTGTTCAACCGCTTCTCGCGGCGGCTGGTGATGTTGGCCGGCTCGCGGCTCGATCGCCTGGTGCGGGGCCGAGTCGATCCCGAAGATGTCGTGCAATCGGCCTATCGCAGCTTTTTCGCCCGACTGGCCGACGGGCAGTTTTCGCTCGACGAATGGGGCGAGGTCTGGGGCCTGCTGGTCCGCATCACGCTGCGCAAATGCGGGCACAAGCTGGAACATGCCAGGGCACAGCGGCGCGACGCCGGCCGTGAAGTTTCGCTGGCCGGCTCGCCCGACGACTCCGGCGATGGTTGGCAGCCGATCGCCCGCAATCCGACGCCCGTCGAGGCGTTGATGCTGGCCGAGACGGTCGAATCGCTGCTGGCCGGCTTCGACGAGCGCGAGCAGGAGATGGTGGGTCTGCGCTTGCAAGGCCACACCGAGCGCGAGATCTGCGAATCGGTCGGCCGCAGCGAGCGCACCGTCCGCCGCGTGCTCGAGCGCCTGCGGCATCGCGTCGAGCGGCTGCGGGAGGAGGAGCGGTAGTGGTTAGTGGTTAGTGGTTAGTGGTTAGTGGTTAGTGGTTAGTGGTTAGTGGTTAGTGGTTAGTGGTTAGTGGTTAGTGGTTAGTGGTTAGTGGTTAGTGGTTGGGGGTTGGTGGTTGGTGGTTGGTGGTTGGTGGTTAGTGGTCAGTGGGCGGGCGCAGCCCGCCGACCCCAACGGGGTCGCATTCGATCGCCCAGGGTGCGACCGGTCAAAATTGTGGTAGAATACTTTGCGAGGTGCATTATGGCGAAGAAGACCAGGGCCGCGAAGCCCTTGAAATTCGAGCGTCCAAAACGCATTCAGCTCTCCGCCGAAGAGTCGTTGAAGCGAATGCAAACGTTTTCCAAGCGAAAGGAACGCTTTATTGCCGCTATCCGAAAAGGCAAGGATCGAGGTTTATCTGCCTGACCTGCCGGGGCGGGCGTATCGCGAACTGCTCGACGCGCTCAGCCGCGAGTTTACCTACACATTCGGCGGATGCTCGATTCTTCAAGGACTGGCCGGCAGCTACTTGTCGCAGCGCGGTCTTCTCATGGAAGACCGCGTGAACGTCGTGTATACGGACGCGCCGTTTTCACTCGCTGCCAACGAACAGGCGCTTTCGCAATACGTGGACGAACTTCGCCAAGCCGCATACGTCGCGCTTGAGGAAGAGGCGATCTTGGTAGCCTTGCTGCGTGTCTACCACCCAGCCTGAGTCGGCGCCGGTCTGTCTATCATCCGTCCGCCGGCGCGATGCCGGTGGTGCGAGCGGAAAGAACGCGGTCCGCCTCAAGAGACGGGCGTCATAAACCGCCGGGCAAGCCGGCATGACCGCGAATCCCAAGTTCAAAATCACCCCCCCGCTTGCACTCCGCTCGCCCGTGTGGCAAAATCTTGGGCGCGCGGTTTGACTCCCGGTCGGGGACATTTCCATGGATACCACGCCAATCACCTTGCTCGAGCGGCTCCGCACGCCCGGCGATGAAGACGCCTGGCGGCAATTGGTAGCGCTGGTCACGCCCCTGCTGTTGGCCTGGGCGCGCCGCGTCGGCATGCGGCGCGAAGACGCCGCCGATCTCGCCCAGGACGTGCTCGCCATCCTCGTGCAGAAGCTCCCCACATTCGACTACGATCCGGCCCAAAGTTTTCGCGCTTGGCTCAAAACTATCGCCATGAACAAGTGGCGCGAGCGCCTCCGCCGGCCGGCCACCCAGTCGCTGGATGGCCATCTCGATCGGCTCGCCGCGCCCGACGCCGAGGCCGCTTGGGAAAAGGAATATCGCTTTCAGCTCGTTCTGCGGGCATTCGAGGCCATCAAAGACGACTTTCAGCCGCGCACCTGGCAGGCCTGCCGGGAGCTGGTCGTGCGGGGCCGCGACGTCAAGCAGGTGGCCGCCGAGCTCGGCATGTCGGCCGATGCGGTCTACGTCGCCAAGTGCCGCGTGCTCCGGCGGTTGCGGAAAGAGCTCGACGGGATGCTGGAGTAGGGGTTGGGGGTTGGGGGTTGGG
The window above is part of the Pirellulales bacterium genome. Proteins encoded here:
- a CDS encoding AAA family ATPase translates to MTPQTSPRIKPFPGLRPFLAEEDYLFFGREEQTAELLSLLRQHRFLAVVGTSGSGKSSLVRAGLLPALHGGTLAQAGSAWEVILVRPGGNPIDNLARALLAADLYDAEDVESLPRLVATLTRSRTGLVEAVKQSDLSEKTNFLVVVDQFEELFRFRQSAIGGQEESAAFVRLLLAACQQAERPVYVAITMRSDYLGDCAQIPGLAEAVNDGEYLIPRLSREQRRAAIEKPVSVGGGGIAPRLTHQLLNDVGDDPDQLPVLQHALMRIWDCWLADHTDGEPLDLAHYQRIGGLQEALSLHADEAYAELPGDHHRLLARKLFQALTERGADNRGIRRPTRFDQLCAILDAPPAEAAVVIEAFRQAGRTFLMPMPEVPLTPQTVIDLSHESLMRVWQRLRGWVEEESQSARIYRRLADTALLRQEGKAGFYRDPDLQIALSWRERARPNAAWADRYHAGFDAARAFLDQSQQESRAADEAREAARQRELEQARQLAEAQQLRLQQQQRAARKLRKMVAGLAVVAVIAAVACLAALVARHEAGKMAEIARQNEKKADENATAAQQSARQAQAAEEEGRKLLYTTDMQLAPFVWRDDRSTAAQLRTLLAKHVPERMKDEGGRMKDERASGDQSVIGAGLPTQPATAKPDLRGFEWYHYQHLVDDSAAVFSGHETALVGGAFTSDGQLVTLDQDGQVRRWDVDSQDEDQASRRDLPGGRSAQNRVLSPNGRLAALAEGNKVYVFDTSTGKETCEIDSAADHFRSLIFSPDSDSLVIVDDQIRWVSATSGEVIASVDQKFDREAHSPVERSLALSADGLTLAVVGHGLGGLLFSSFHLDATAQKVTPLAKDVGLGRGTLQACALSPDGQRIALGHFFTGRIYVCDITTGRTIAQHLTAHAAPTRAMAFSGDGTKLATADAEGTIKIWADAEQLTSKSTAILTLKGHQGAITTLGFSSDGKQLLTASADKTARVWDLENVGAAIRPLERNNGSPVARFSPDGQLIACSGSGGVRLWDAATGRLVRELPAAEKGFINSVAFSPTDHRLLAVGYGGQEDVSYVALWDIDAGAELARLPGATDLAGFAADAGWRVVGALAFSPDGKCLVAGFGSKWWFDPASSPGPLKVWEVANRRLIRRLDGHTGLCLSLDFSRDGKRLASGSRDGTAIVWSTETWEAIETVENPDHDSLYGGRGMVEHVAFAPDGKTLALASREGDVQLWDVAGRKLLEPLQGHSSAVLAVAFSPDGRTLASCGTGLTVHLWNVPTRSHLMQLDPGSIDLGELWSLAFSPDGKQLLAGGLHGSAFWSAAPSVWNDPVRAAEKLRRLLESNANFQSRVRMLPANRRLLESLEKLEEVFPEDIRVRSTLAATQVRYFAEQRNAALADTARAKARTLLEQQLAAEPDNRAIAAQLAELLLEAENNVWTVLKPIEAKSELGATLSILADNSILASGASASLDRYHVVLTPPAAVNVAAVRLEALTHPSLPRNGPGRTPGGGFSQTNWNVIAASPDRKEPVSLEFDRVLADREIAGFPANVFGHWNIAFSGEGRDCTAFWSLSKPVSLQRNATLIFDMQFSAHDFPENLGRFRLSVSDDPTAFDREQKRLAAMKLTDPWAKLAAAYHFIGDQPALERLAEQHPAAAVGVADLYAADQDWQRAIAEYSKLITDQTADANVLAKRAMAYEATQRWDLARADWLRAIEQQPDPTSRLSESPAPDPDWLRAIEQQQVIAQAAFDSYRLAARWSEAAEFGLMLAEQKPQNSLLWMQTAAVVVLAGDDADYPAYCRRIIEQFAESKDFDVPEKVVKACLLRPEAVELAMLPVDKFAASLDEGTAPDWFPVMAWSTRALLAYRGGDAEAAVKYVARSEELQPGDMTHALNLAVLAMAQHQLRQSAEAHRALAEAVELTDRLQSDASSKGDFDLLIAQILLREAQALMSGKPKSKRDAEKTDTTGDKTP